Proteins from a single region of Streptomyces sp. TN58:
- a CDS encoding DUF1304 domain-containing protein: MQTVAQILIGLVAALHAYFLVLEMFLWQRPPGRALSGFDADTARLTAPLAANQGLYNGFLAAGLVWGLASGSLATQVFFLSCVIVAGVFGAATANRRILVAQAVPGALALGAALLAA, from the coding sequence ATGCAGACGGTCGCTCAGATACTGATCGGCCTCGTGGCCGCGCTGCACGCGTACTTCCTGGTCCTGGAGATGTTCCTGTGGCAGCGGCCGCCGGGCCGGGCCCTGTCGGGCTTCGACGCGGACACCGCCCGGCTGACCGCGCCGCTCGCCGCCAACCAGGGCCTGTACAACGGTTTCCTCGCCGCCGGACTGGTGTGGGGGCTCGCCAGCGGCTCGCTCGCCACGCAGGTCTTCTTCCTCTCCTGCGTGATCGTGGCCGGCGTGTTCGGGGCCGCGACGGCCAACCGCCGGATCCTCGTCGCCCAGGCGGTGCCGGGGGCTCTGGCGCTCGGCGCCGCGCTGCTGGCCGCATGA
- a CDS encoding TetR/AcrR family transcriptional regulator encodes MSPQAPGQAPDPGEQDPRPRPEDPRTARTRARLRESLLAQCAGRPLAEISVSAVARRAGVGRATFYLHYDDLTALAVDACADVVHAAVDALHAWQADPSPLPPARPPAALAEFLTGAAERAPLYRGLLLPGGSGPLGDRLHRELRARARAERAAVGAPQPELVASAVAATFTGVLADWLHGEVPADPAALADHLWPLLLALHRAVRPQ; translated from the coding sequence ATGAGCCCACAGGCACCGGGCCAGGCACCTGACCCAGGGGAACAGGATCCGCGGCCCCGTCCGGAGGACCCCCGTACCGCCCGTACCAGGGCGCGGCTGCGCGAGAGCCTGCTGGCGCAGTGTGCCGGCCGGCCGCTCGCCGAGATCAGCGTCTCGGCGGTGGCCCGCAGGGCCGGCGTCGGCCGCGCCACCTTCTACCTGCACTACGACGACCTCACCGCGCTCGCCGTCGACGCGTGCGCGGACGTCGTGCACGCGGCGGTCGACGCCCTGCACGCCTGGCAGGCCGACCCCTCGCCCCTCCCCCCGGCCCGCCCTCCGGCGGCGCTGGCCGAGTTCCTGACCGGGGCGGCCGAGCGGGCGCCGCTCTACCGGGGCCTGCTACTGCCGGGCGGCAGCGGCCCCCTGGGCGACCGCCTGCACCGGGAGCTACGCGCCCGCGCCCGCGCCGAACGCGCGGCGGTGGGCGCTCCTCAGCCCGAGCTCGTCGCCTCGGCGGTCGCCGCCACCTTCACCGGGGTGCTCGCGGACTGGCTGCACGGGGAGGTCCCGGCGGATCCGGCCGCACTGGCCGACCACCTGTGGCCCCTGCTCCTGGCCCTGCACCGGGCGGTCCGGCCGCAATAG
- a CDS encoding cold-shock protein: MATGVVKWFNSEKGFGFIQQDDGGPDVFVHFSAIQTTGFKSLEENARVDYTVTQGPKGPQAENVVPIG; the protein is encoded by the coding sequence ATGGCAACAGGTGTCGTGAAGTGGTTCAACTCGGAGAAGGGGTTCGGCTTCATCCAGCAGGACGACGGCGGTCCTGATGTGTTCGTGCACTTCTCCGCGATCCAGACGACGGGGTTCAAGTCGCTGGAGGAGAACGCGCGGGTCGACTACACCGTCACCCAGGGGCCCAAGGGCCCCCAGGCCGAGAACGTGGTCCCCATCGGGTAG
- a CDS encoding immunity 53 family protein produces MSDSEDLLAWLQDWYARQCNGDWEHEWGVKVATIDNPGWTVEIDLEETDLEGRECPRQDVNRSAQDWVWAWTAENTFHAACGPGNLSEALALFRTWATAHVC; encoded by the coding sequence ATGAGCGATTCAGAGGATCTTCTAGCCTGGCTGCAGGACTGGTACGCGCGGCAATGCAACGGCGACTGGGAGCACGAGTGGGGTGTGAAGGTCGCCACGATCGACAACCCAGGCTGGACCGTCGAAATCGATCTGGAGGAGACGGACCTGGAAGGCCGCGAGTGCCCCCGTCAGGACGTCAATCGCAGCGCGCAGGACTGGGTCTGGGCCTGGACCGCTGAGAACACGTTCCACGCCGCGTGCGGCCCCGGGAACCTCAGCGAGGCACTTGCGCTTTTCCGTACCTGGGCCACCGCTCACGTTTGCTGA